A genome region from Chlorobaculum tepidum TLS includes the following:
- a CDS encoding NADPH-dependent FMN reductase, with translation MNTYRIVVVVGSIRRESLNRRLADALIRLAPADFAFHHLRIDDLPLYNQDDEEHPTESMQRLRREIAEADGIMFCTPEYNRSIPGVLKNAIDVGSRPYGYNAWQGKPAGIIGLSSGACGTAMAQQHLRNILAVLDVPTMAQPEAFIQFRDDLFDADGGIGPGSRDFLQGWMDRFAAWVRLCAKPRNG, from the coding sequence ATGAACACCTATCGTATCGTTGTGGTTGTTGGCAGCATCAGGCGCGAGTCGCTGAACCGCAGGCTTGCTGACGCGCTCATCCGGCTCGCGCCTGCCGACTTTGCTTTCCATCACCTCCGCATCGATGATCTTCCGTTGTATAATCAGGATGACGAAGAGCACCCGACCGAATCGATGCAACGGTTGAGGCGTGAGATAGCCGAGGCTGACGGCATTATGTTCTGTACGCCCGAATACAATCGCTCGATTCCCGGCGTGCTCAAAAATGCCATTGATGTCGGATCCCGTCCCTACGGGTACAACGCCTGGCAGGGCAAACCGGCTGGCATTATCGGCCTTTCATCGGGCGCCTGCGGAACAGCAATGGCCCAGCAGCACCTGCGCAACATCCTCGCCGTGCTCGACGTTCCAACAATGGCCCAGCCAGAAGCCTTCATCCAGTTTCGCGACGATCTCTTCGACGCCGACGGCGGAATTGGCCCCGGCAGCCGGGATTTCCTGCAAGGCTGGATGGATCGCTTCGCCGCGTGGGTGCGGCTGTGCGCCAAGCCGCGCAACGGATGA